The following are encoded together in the Falsiruegeria litorea R37 genome:
- a CDS encoding class I adenylate-forming enzyme family protein, translating to MTGLSYGDAVAEVLKSEPMFETTTVEVDGVSFLAFKNIPQDLRALLQTSRAAQENGQAEYLVFEGQRLSYDAFCNDINKMAHVLQSRFEVLPRTRVAVAMSNRPEMLILMMAISSIGATCVFLNAWWTTEELRYALQDTDSKLIFTDTQRLERLKPLQEQLGLTLIGVDETQTDPSYVSLMRSETRSAWPTVDIDPDSDFAIMYSSGTTSDPKGVALTHRGAVNAVFTWLVQATIAPLINPPDDPNAEKPRPVTLITTPLFHVTATHPGFLLSLPAGAKVVLMYKWDAQTAVDLIETEGVTRFVGVPTQSADIQIAAKNSGKPLETLTQVVAGGAKRPPAQVSELAQAFPQAEIATGWGMTETNAIGIGLSGEDYVARPGAAGRLFPPLQEMMFLDEDGSPVALGSVGEMTVKSVCNMRTYLNKPIETSTAMQDGWFKTGDLGFIDDDGIITIVDRKKNIIIRGGENIACLDVEDALHQHPAILEACAFAIPHARLGEVVGAAVQTRPGMTLNHAELSNFLRDRIARFKTPEHLWVQTTPLPRGATDKIDRRALRKTCMANLSKKT from the coding sequence ATGACGGGCTTGTCCTACGGTGATGCCGTCGCAGAGGTTCTAAAATCCGAACCCATGTTCGAGACGACGACCGTAGAAGTTGACGGTGTCTCCTTTCTTGCGTTCAAGAACATTCCACAGGACTTGCGAGCCTTGCTGCAAACCAGTCGCGCGGCGCAGGAAAACGGTCAGGCAGAGTATTTGGTGTTTGAGGGCCAACGCCTTTCTTACGACGCGTTTTGCAATGACATCAACAAGATGGCGCACGTTCTGCAATCCCGCTTTGAAGTTTTGCCCCGTACGCGCGTCGCAGTCGCCATGAGTAACCGTCCTGAGATGTTGATCCTGATGATGGCGATCAGTTCGATTGGCGCCACCTGCGTTTTCCTGAATGCCTGGTGGACGACAGAAGAGCTTCGGTATGCGTTGCAAGACACAGATTCTAAACTGATTTTTACCGACACGCAGCGCCTTGAGCGTTTGAAACCCCTTCAGGAACAACTTGGTTTGACGCTGATCGGCGTTGACGAAACGCAAACAGACCCCAGTTATGTCAGCCTAATGCGCAGCGAAACACGATCGGCGTGGCCAACGGTTGACATTGACCCCGACAGCGATTTTGCGATCATGTATTCCTCCGGCACGACCAGCGATCCCAAGGGCGTTGCCTTGACCCATCGAGGCGCAGTGAACGCCGTATTCACTTGGTTGGTGCAAGCAACGATCGCCCCTTTGATCAATCCACCGGATGATCCCAACGCCGAAAAACCGCGCCCCGTGACACTGATCACGACGCCCTTGTTTCATGTCACCGCAACGCATCCCGGTTTTCTTCTCAGCCTTCCGGCCGGTGCCAAGGTGGTCCTGATGTATAAATGGGATGCGCAAACAGCGGTCGATTTGATCGAAACCGAGGGTGTCACACGCTTTGTTGGAGTTCCCACGCAGTCAGCAGACATTCAGATAGCTGCAAAGAACAGCGGTAAACCCCTTGAAACTCTTACACAAGTCGTTGCTGGTGGTGCCAAGAGACCTCCTGCACAAGTCAGTGAATTGGCTCAAGCATTTCCGCAGGCCGAGATCGCAACCGGCTGGGGTATGACTGAAACCAACGCCATCGGAATCGGCCTTTCCGGTGAGGATTACGTCGCACGACCAGGCGCAGCCGGGCGTTTGTTTCCTCCGCTGCAAGAAATGATGTTTCTGGACGAAGATGGCAGCCCTGTCGCCTTGGGTTCCGTCGGCGAGATGACAGTCAAAAGCGTCTGTAACATGCGGACTTATCTCAATAAACCAATCGAAACCTCAACCGCAATGCAGGACGGTTGGTTCAAAACCGGGGATCTCGGATTCATCGATGATGATGGCATCATCACAATCGTGGATCGGAAAAAGAACATCATCATCCGCGGTGGTGAAAACATCGCCTGTCTGGATGTCGAGGATGCCTTGCACCAGCATCCAGCCATCCTGGAAGCCTGTGCTTTCGCCATTCCACACGCACGTTTGGGAGAGGTCGTAGGGGCAGCCGTGCAAACGCGTCCGGGCATGACGCTCAACCATGCAGAGTTGAGTAATTTTCTGCGCGATCGCATTGCCCGGTTCAAGACGCCCGAGCATCTGTGGGTGCAGACAACGCCCCTGCCCCGTGGCGCGACCGACAAGATCGATCGCCGCGCCTTGCGCAAAACCTGCATGGCAAATTTGAGCAAAAAAACCTGA
- a CDS encoding LysR substrate-binding domain-containing protein produces MSMSRRFLPSVTALRALEALDRLGSASAVADELSLTQGAVSRQLQGLEQHLGVDLIQRDRKRLSIAPAAQDYVAEIRQALNQIAQASLRLQVAPVGGTLNLAILPTFGMRWLMPRLPEFARLHPEITINMSTRLESFNFAQEPFDAAIHFGLGDWPDTDNLLLRTERVVPVCAPALIQARTPQSPKDLLRLPLLHIQTRPNAWQDWLEQNGVALNAPLPGTMYDQFSTITQAALHGLGVALVPDYLAEQDVATGRLVALHPQAIEAKGAYYLVWPRSKSRDQSLMEFRHWLASKAQPEDDLPR; encoded by the coding sequence ATGAGCATGTCGCGCCGATTTCTTCCGTCTGTTACCGCCCTCCGTGCGCTTGAGGCGCTGGATCGATTGGGCTCTGCCTCGGCGGTTGCGGACGAGCTGTCGTTGACCCAAGGCGCGGTCAGTCGGCAATTGCAGGGATTGGAACAACATCTTGGCGTTGACCTGATCCAACGGGACCGTAAGCGTCTTTCCATTGCACCCGCCGCGCAGGATTACGTGGCCGAGATCCGGCAAGCGTTGAATCAGATCGCACAAGCCTCTTTGCGTTTGCAGGTCGCGCCGGTTGGCGGGACGCTCAATCTGGCGATCTTGCCGACGTTTGGAATGCGGTGGTTGATGCCGCGCCTGCCCGAATTTGCCCGGTTGCATCCCGAGATAACGATCAACATGTCGACCCGCCTGGAGTCATTCAATTTTGCCCAGGAACCTTTTGATGCAGCGATACATTTTGGCTTGGGTGATTGGCCTGATACAGACAATCTGCTGCTCAGGACTGAACGTGTTGTACCGGTATGCGCACCTGCTTTGATCCAGGCGCGGACACCGCAATCGCCCAAGGATCTTTTGCGTTTGCCATTGTTGCATATTCAGACGCGACCAAACGCTTGGCAGGATTGGCTGGAGCAGAACGGCGTGGCTCTGAACGCGCCCCTGCCGGGCACAATGTATGATCAGTTTTCAACGATCACGCAGGCTGCGCTGCACGGGTTGGGTGTCGCTCTGGTGCCGGATTATCTGGCGGAACAGGATGTGGCCACCGGTCGGCTTGTGGCGCTGCATCCCCAAGCGATCGAGGCCAAGGGGGCCTATTATCTGGTCTGGCCGCGCAGTAAATCGCGCGACCAGTCTTTGATGGAGTTTCGCCATTGGCTGGCGTCCAAGGCGCAGCCAGAGGACGATCTGCCGCGTTAA
- a CDS encoding acyl-CoA dehydrogenase — protein MNAPLTKPTLRAKDAPDLNKFDWEDPFRLNDQLNEDERMIAASARAYAQEKLQPRVTGAFQTEHTDPEIFREMGEMGLLGVTVPEQYGGLGSGYVSYGLVAREVERVDSGYRSMMSVQSSLVMYPIYAYGSEEQRNKYLPKLSSGEYIGCFGLTEPDAGSDPAGMKTRAEKIDGGYRLTGTKMWISNAPIADVFVVWAKSDAHDGKIRGFVLDKGTKGLSAPKIENKMSLRASITGEIVMDGVEVGEDALLPHVQGLKGPFGCLNRARYGISWGVMGAAEACWHGARQYGLDRQQFNRPLAQTQLFQRKLADMQTEIALGLQASLRVGRLMDEANAAPEMVSIVKRNNCGKALDIARMSRDMHGGNGISLEFQVIRHMVNLETVNTYEGTHDVHALILGRAQTGLQAFY, from the coding sequence ATGAACGCCCCTTTGACCAAACCGACCCTTCGCGCCAAAGACGCGCCCGATCTGAACAAATTCGATTGGGAAGACCCGTTTCGCCTGAACGATCAGTTGAACGAAGACGAGCGCATGATTGCTGCCAGCGCGCGTGCATACGCACAGGAAAAGCTGCAGCCGCGCGTGACCGGAGCGTTCCAGACCGAGCATACCGACCCCGAGATTTTCCGCGAAATGGGTGAAATGGGCCTGTTGGGCGTGACCGTTCCGGAACAATACGGCGGTTTGGGGTCCGGCTATGTCAGCTATGGCCTGGTTGCGCGCGAGGTCGAGCGCGTCGACAGCGGCTATCGCTCGATGATGTCGGTGCAAAGTTCGCTGGTGATGTATCCGATCTATGCCTATGGCAGCGAAGAGCAGCGCAACAAGTACCTGCCCAAACTGTCCAGCGGCGAATATATCGGCTGCTTTGGTCTGACTGAACCCGATGCGGGTTCGGACCCGGCAGGCATGAAAACCCGCGCTGAAAAGATCGACGGCGGTTACCGTCTGACCGGCACCAAGATGTGGATTTCGAACGCGCCAATTGCGGATGTCTTTGTGGTCTGGGCAAAATCCGACGCCCATGACGGCAAGATCCGTGGCTTTGTTCTGGACAAGGGCACCAAGGGATTGAGCGCGCCCAAGATCGAAAACAAGATGAGTCTGCGTGCCTCGATCACCGGCGAGATCGTGATGGACGGTGTTGAGGTCGGCGAGGACGCGCTGCTGCCGCACGTACAGGGCCTGAAAGGTCCGTTCGGCTGTCTGAACCGTGCACGCTATGGCATCAGCTGGGGCGTGATGGGCGCGGCCGAAGCTTGCTGGCACGGCGCACGTCAATACGGACTGGACCGCCAGCAGTTCAACCGTCCGTTGGCGCAGACGCAGCTGTTCCAACGCAAACTGGCCGACATGCAGACCGAGATCGCGCTTGGTCTGCAGGCCAGCTTGCGGGTAGGCCGCCTGATGGACGAGGCAAACGCCGCGCCGGAAATGGTATCGATCGTCAAACGCAACAATTGCGGAAAGGCTCTCGACATCGCGCGCATGAGCCGGGACATGCACGGTGGTAACGGCATCAGCCTCGAATTCCAGGTTATCCGACACATGGTCAACCTTGAAACCGTGAACACCTATGAGGGGACACACGATGTCCACGCGCTGATCCTGGGACGCGCGCAAACCGGGCTGCAGGCCTTCTACTGA
- the phoB gene encoding phosphate regulon transcriptional regulator PhoB encodes MSADQPTVLVVEDELAQREVLAYNLEAEGFRVSKAENGDEALLLVDEDNPDIIVLDWMMPNLSGIEVCRRLKTKPETRSIPIIMLSARSEEVDKVRGLETGADDYVVKPYSVVELMARVRTQLRRVRPATVGIRLEFDDIILDAETHKVSRDEKPLKLGPTEFRLLSTFMEKPGRVWSREQLLDRVWGRDIYVDTRTVDVHIGRLRKALTQHGGSDPVRTVRGAGYALG; translated from the coding sequence ATGTCAGCCGATCAACCCACCGTTCTGGTTGTCGAAGACGAACTGGCGCAACGCGAAGTGCTGGCTTACAACCTTGAGGCCGAAGGGTTTCGCGTGTCCAAGGCCGAAAACGGCGACGAGGCGCTGCTGCTGGTGGATGAGGACAACCCCGACATCATCGTGCTGGACTGGATGATGCCAAACCTTAGTGGTATTGAGGTTTGCCGACGTCTGAAAACCAAGCCCGAAACGCGGAGTATTCCGATCATCATGTTGTCGGCCCGATCCGAAGAGGTCGACAAGGTCCGTGGTTTAGAAACCGGCGCGGATGACTACGTGGTCAAGCCGTATTCGGTGGTCGAGCTGATGGCCCGCGTGCGCACGCAATTGCGGCGCGTGCGTCCGGCAACAGTTGGCATCCGATTGGAATTCGACGACATCATCCTGGACGCCGAAACCCACAAGGTCAGCCGCGATGAGAAACCATTGAAATTGGGACCGACCGAGTTTCGCCTGCTGTCGACCTTCATGGAAAAACCAGGTCGCGTCTGGAGCCGTGAGCAGTTGCTGGACCGTGTCTGGGGCAGGGACATCTATGTCGACACCCGCACCGTGGACGTCCACATCGGCCGATTGCGTAAGGCGCTGACCCAGCATGGCGGATCGGATCCGGTGCGCACGGTGCGCGGAGCCGGCTACGCATTGGGTTAA
- a CDS encoding acetoacetate--CoA ligase, translating into MTDTREVLWTPTKDRTEQSRMSDFTAWVERRIGRSFADYNALWNWSVTDLDGFWLAIWEYFDIRSDVAPAHVITERKMPGAVWFPGTHVNFAEQMLRHGATKPDATALIVQSETFGRSQMTWAELASQVASVAANLRAQGVTKGDRVVAILPNTEVSIIACLATVSIGAIWSLCAPDMGHVAILDRFQQIEPKVLIAQDGYVHAGVTHDKRAVLAEIRQGLPTVETTILVPVVGEVPGDALPWADQIATPAELSIERVDFDHPIWVVYSSGTTGNPKPIVHGHGGILLEGAKQSLHQDIGPDDRFCWLTSSGWVMWNAQFVALGQGACVLAYDGAPNHPDMLSVWRTVAEERITYLGVGAAYVTVCAKSGIRPCDALDLSALVSVGTTGSPLTSDGYAWIYNAIGEDIWLAPISGGTDFCGAFVGGNPMLPVRAGEMQCRLLGNAVRSYDPFGKELFGEVGELVCTEPLPSMPLFFWGDEDGSRLHDSYFDTYPGVWRHGDWIEITPEGGSVIYGRSDATINRKGLRMGSSEIYQAVEGLDEILDSLVVDLEFLGRESFMPLFVVLAADVELTEALEDKINGAIRASVSARFVPNEIVRIAEVPRTLSGKKLEVPVKKLLLGGDPAKVVNRDSMVNPDSFDTFIDYARSRNLS; encoded by the coding sequence ATGACCGATACCCGAGAGGTCTTGTGGACCCCCACCAAAGACCGCACCGAACAGAGCCGGATGTCTGATTTCACCGCCTGGGTCGAACGCCGCATCGGACGCAGTTTTGCTGACTACAATGCCCTCTGGAATTGGAGCGTGACGGACCTTGACGGGTTCTGGTTGGCGATCTGGGAGTACTTCGACATCCGCTCGGATGTGGCGCCTGCACACGTCATCACCGAACGCAAGATGCCCGGTGCTGTTTGGTTCCCAGGCACGCACGTGAATTTTGCAGAACAGATGCTGCGTCATGGAGCCACCAAACCAGATGCGACCGCCCTTATCGTGCAGTCCGAGACGTTTGGACGGTCTCAGATGACCTGGGCCGAACTGGCGTCGCAAGTTGCCAGCGTCGCTGCAAATCTGCGCGCTCAGGGGGTGACCAAGGGTGACCGCGTCGTTGCGATCCTGCCCAATACCGAAGTGTCGATCATTGCCTGCCTGGCCACCGTCAGCATCGGGGCGATCTGGTCGCTCTGCGCGCCGGATATGGGGCATGTGGCAATTCTGGATCGGTTCCAGCAGATCGAACCCAAGGTTCTGATCGCTCAGGATGGGTATGTGCATGCCGGTGTCACCCATGACAAACGCGCGGTATTGGCCGAGATCCGGCAGGGCCTGCCAACGGTGGAAACCACGATCCTGGTGCCGGTGGTCGGCGAGGTGCCAGGCGATGCGTTGCCCTGGGCAGATCAGATCGCGACGCCGGCCGAGCTGAGCATCGAAAGGGTCGACTTTGATCACCCGATCTGGGTGGTCTATTCGTCGGGTACGACCGGCAACCCGAAACCCATCGTGCATGGACATGGTGGCATCCTGCTGGAGGGCGCCAAACAGTCGTTGCATCAGGACATTGGGCCCGATGATCGTTTTTGCTGGCTGACCAGCTCGGGCTGGGTGATGTGGAATGCACAGTTTGTGGCCTTGGGGCAGGGGGCTTGTGTGCTGGCTTATGACGGTGCGCCCAACCATCCTGACATGCTGTCGGTTTGGCGTACAGTGGCGGAGGAACGGATCACCTATCTGGGTGTGGGCGCGGCTTATGTCACGGTCTGCGCGAAATCGGGCATTCGCCCGTGTGACGCCTTGGATCTGAGCGCGCTGGTGTCTGTCGGCACCACGGGCTCGCCGCTGACCTCGGACGGATATGCCTGGATTTATAATGCCATCGGCGAAGACATCTGGCTGGCGCCCATTTCCGGCGGCACCGATTTCTGTGGCGCATTTGTAGGTGGCAACCCGATGTTGCCCGTCCGTGCGGGTGAAATGCAGTGCCGTTTGCTTGGCAATGCGGTGCGCAGTTATGACCCCTTTGGAAAAGAACTGTTTGGCGAAGTGGGGGAGCTGGTCTGCACCGAACCGCTGCCGTCGATGCCACTGTTCTTTTGGGGTGACGAAGACGGCTCGCGCCTGCATGACAGCTATTTCGATACCTACCCAGGCGTCTGGCGTCACGGCGATTGGATCGAGATCACGCCAGAGGGCGGCTCGGTGATCTATGGCCGCTCGGATGCCACCATCAACCGCAAAGGCCTGCGTATGGGCTCGTCCGAGATTTATCAGGCCGTTGAAGGGCTGGATGAAATCTTGGACAGCCTGGTGGTGGATTTAGAATTTCTGGGGCGTGAAAGTTTCATGCCGCTTTTTGTGGTGCTTGCGGCTGACGTCGAACTGACCGAAGCATTGGAGGACAAGATAAACGGTGCGATCCGTGCCTCTGTCTCGGCGCGCTTTGTGCCTAACGAGATTGTAAGGATTGCCGAGGTCCCGCGCACGCTGTCGGGCAAAAAGCTGGAAGTTCCGGTGAAAAAGCTGCTACTTGGCGGCGATCCGGCCAAAGTGGTCAATCGGGATTCGATGGTGAACCCAGACAGCTTCGATACCTTCATCGATTACGCCCGGTCGCGGAACCTGAGCTGA
- a CDS encoding serine hydrolase domain-containing protein — MDRYVAERKYAGSSVLIQRGGEEVYFNATGKRSVEQDLPFERDTVARIYSMTKPITSVAIMMLAERGLFHLDAPVSNFIPAFKDMQALVPNADRIDQVEPSQAPTLHQLLTHTSGLSYPFNPGVLAREMDEQDILFKPNQGSLAAMADRVATLPLAFQPGTRWEYSVSTDILGRVVEVVSGRSLAEFFAEEIFAPLGMTETAFSVSQKQFPRFSSLYTPLAGDAMALNEASSGGDTLRMVDKPGSSPFEHADMYSGGGGLIGTIDDYMKFVEMLRRGGTFDGGRLLSPETLRFMMRNHLPGDIASMGPQSFAEQPMEGMGFGLGGAVVLDPARARCPGHVGDFSWGGMASTFFWMDPVADMSVVFFTQLSPSSSYPSRAELKALVHGALIV, encoded by the coding sequence ATGGACCGCTATGTGGCCGAGCGAAAATACGCAGGCAGTTCGGTCCTGATCCAACGAGGCGGCGAAGAGGTGTATTTCAACGCAACCGGCAAGCGCAGCGTCGAGCAAGACTTACCGTTCGAACGGGACACAGTCGCGCGGATTTATTCGATGACAAAGCCGATCACCTCGGTTGCGATCATGATGCTGGCCGAACGGGGGCTGTTTCATCTGGATGCGCCGGTTTCAAATTTCATCCCAGCGTTCAAGGACATGCAGGCGCTCGTACCGAACGCGGACCGCATTGATCAGGTGGAACCCAGTCAGGCACCGACGTTGCATCAGCTGCTGACCCACACAAGCGGGTTGAGCTATCCGTTCAATCCCGGTGTTCTGGCACGTGAGATGGACGAACAGGACATCCTGTTCAAACCCAATCAGGGAAGCCTGGCCGCCATGGCAGATCGTGTGGCGACCCTGCCGCTGGCGTTTCAACCCGGCACTCGGTGGGAATATTCCGTCAGCACCGACATCCTTGGTCGCGTGGTCGAAGTGGTCTCGGGCCGGTCTCTGGCAGAGTTTTTCGCGGAGGAGATTTTTGCGCCGCTAGGAATGACTGAAACGGCATTTTCTGTGTCACAAAAACAGTTTCCGCGCTTTTCTTCTCTTTACACCCCACTCGCAGGGGACGCCATGGCGCTGAATGAAGCGAGCAGTGGTGGCGACACATTGCGGATGGTGGACAAACCCGGATCATCGCCGTTTGAGCACGCCGATATGTATTCCGGTGGCGGTGGTCTGATCGGGACCATCGATGATTACATGAAATTTGTCGAAATGCTGCGACGCGGTGGCACTTTTGATGGAGGGCGGCTTCTCAGCCCGGAAACCCTGCGGTTCATGATGCGCAATCATCTGCCGGGCGACATCGCCTCGATGGGACCGCAAAGCTTTGCTGAACAACCGATGGAGGGGATGGGTTTTGGTCTGGGCGGCGCCGTGGTGTTGGATCCGGCGCGCGCGCGTTGCCCGGGCCATGTGGGGGATTTCAGTTGGGGTGGCATGGCCTCGACGTTTTTCTGGATGGACCCGGTGGCCGACATGTCTGTTGTCTTCTTCACGCAACTGTCGCCGTCGAGTTCGTACCCCTCGCGCGCCGAGCTCAAGGCGCTGGTACATGGAGCACTGATCGTATGA
- the phoU gene encoding phosphate signaling complex protein PhoU has translation MNTSEQHIASVFDRDLEAIQAHIMKMGGLVEAAIMGAARSLETRDEELAEQVRAGDKAIDALEDLINEETARVIALRSPTASDLRLVLSVLKVSGNLERIGDYSKNIAKRTGVLVQSPPVNDSASALRRMAREVELMLKDALDAYIQRDAELAQDVVNRDHEVDQMYNALFREFLTFMAEDPRNITSCMHLHFIAKNIERMGDHVTSIAEQVIYLVTGARPEEARPKADTTSIASKG, from the coding sequence ATGAACACTTCAGAACAACATATCGCATCCGTATTCGACCGCGACCTAGAGGCGATCCAGGCGCACATCATGAAAATGGGTGGCCTGGTCGAGGCGGCCATCATGGGCGCCGCGCGCTCGCTGGAAACCCGCGACGAAGAGCTGGCCGAGCAGGTCCGCGCGGGCGACAAGGCCATCGACGCGCTTGAGGATCTGATCAACGAGGAAACCGCGCGGGTGATCGCCCTGCGCTCTCCGACGGCCTCTGACCTGCGGCTGGTGCTGTCGGTCCTCAAGGTCTCGGGCAATCTGGAACGCATCGGCGATTATTCCAAAAACATCGCCAAGCGGACCGGCGTGCTGGTGCAATCGCCCCCCGTCAACGACAGTGCCTCAGCCCTGCGTCGTATGGCGCGCGAGGTAGAGTTGATGCTCAAGGACGCACTAGACGCTTATATCCAGCGTGATGCAGAACTGGCCCAGGATGTGGTAAACCGCGACCACGAGGTGGACCAGATGTATAATGCACTGTTCCGCGAGTTCCTGACCTTCATGGCCGAGGACCCGCGAAATATCACATCCTGCATGCATCTGCATTTCATCGCCAAGAACATTGAACGCATGGGGGACCATGTGACCTCGATCGCCGAGCAGGTGATTTATCTGGTCACCGGAGCGCGCCCCGAAGAAGCACGGCCTAAGGCGGACACCACATCGATTGCGAGCAAGGGGTAG
- a CDS encoding SDR family oxidoreductase: MEVENKIIVVTGAASGIGRALAQRFAANGAKKVICSDLNLEGAQAVAAEIDGVAIATNVGVEEDIKALVEQVETEVGPIDIFCSNAGILTLGGVDASNDDWQKIWDINVMSQVWAARHVIPRMVERGGGYLLNTASAAGLLNQVGAAPYGVSKHASVGLAEWLAMSHGDDGIGVSVLCPQAVRSEMTRGHEESVAALDGLLEPEDVADACIEAIRTGTFLVLPHPQVLDYIRMKTADYDRWLGGMRKLNRQFGGKLD; the protein is encoded by the coding sequence ATGGAAGTAGAAAACAAGATCATCGTTGTGACAGGCGCAGCAAGCGGGATCGGCCGCGCCCTAGCGCAACGGTTTGCGGCCAATGGCGCAAAAAAAGTCATTTGTTCGGATCTGAACCTTGAAGGCGCACAGGCCGTCGCTGCTGAAATCGATGGCGTGGCCATCGCCACCAATGTTGGCGTCGAAGAGGACATCAAGGCGTTGGTCGAGCAGGTCGAAACCGAAGTTGGCCCGATAGACATCTTTTGCTCGAACGCCGGGATCCTGACCCTGGGTGGTGTGGACGCAAGCAACGATGATTGGCAAAAGATTTGGGATATCAATGTGATGTCACAAGTTTGGGCAGCCCGTCATGTTATCCCGCGCATGGTGGAACGTGGCGGCGGGTACCTGCTTAACACCGCATCTGCGGCGGGGCTGCTCAACCAGGTCGGCGCCGCGCCGTATGGGGTGAGCAAACATGCCTCGGTCGGTTTGGCCGAATGGCTGGCGATGAGCCATGGCGACGATGGCATCGGGGTTTCGGTTCTGTGCCCGCAAGCCGTTCGGTCCGAAATGACACGCGGACACGAAGAATCCGTGGCCGCACTGGACGGCTTGCTGGAGCCTGAGGATGTGGCCGACGCCTGTATTGAGGCCATTCGCACCGGCACCTTCCTGGTGCTGCCGCATCCACAGGTTTTGGACTATATCCGAATGAAAACAGCTGACTACGATCGGTGGTTGGGTGGCATGCGAAAGTTGAACCGGCAGTTTGGCGGAAAGCTGGACTAA
- a CDS encoding acyl-CoA thioesterase: MTEAETKLLDLLNIERLEVDLFRGVGSGGETPTRIYGGQVIAQALAAAYRTVPDRLCHSLHAYFIRPGDPSIPVIYSVDRARDGGSFTTRRVVAIQHGKQILNLSASFHVDDEGWDYQHPMPQVDGPEKLETRESLRDRYIDRIPEQHRAEFLRPRPIEIREVAPRDLFEPEPTDDANHLWFRMAAAAGADPQMQHILMAYASDMALLSSALRPHGLSWFKGEVNGASLDHAMWFHAPIAFQDWHLYAMDAPFSGRGRSFNRGAIYNSDGTLVASVAQEGLMRPNRKPKN; this comes from the coding sequence ATGACCGAAGCCGAAACCAAACTGCTGGACCTTCTGAATATCGAACGCCTTGAGGTCGATCTGTTTCGGGGTGTTGGTTCCGGCGGCGAAACGCCGACGCGCATCTATGGCGGTCAGGTGATCGCGCAGGCCCTTGCAGCGGCCTATCGCACAGTGCCGGACCGCTTGTGCCATTCGCTGCACGCCTATTTCATCCGTCCCGGTGATCCGTCGATTCCGGTGATCTATTCCGTGGACCGCGCGCGCGATGGTGGCAGTTTCACGACGCGCCGGGTTGTCGCGATCCAGCACGGCAAGCAGATCTTGAACCTGTCGGCGTCATTTCATGTCGACGATGAAGGTTGGGATTACCAGCACCCGATGCCTCAGGTCGACGGTCCAGAAAAATTGGAGACCCGCGAGTCCCTGCGCGATCGCTACATTGACCGCATCCCCGAACAGCACCGCGCCGAATTCCTGCGTCCGCGGCCTATCGAAATCCGAGAGGTCGCGCCTCGGGACCTGTTCGAGCCCGAGCCCACCGATGACGCCAATCACCTGTGGTTCCGCATGGCGGCGGCGGCCGGTGCCGATCCGCAGATGCAACATATCCTGATGGCTTATGCCTCGGACATGGCGCTGCTGAGTTCCGCACTGCGCCCACATGGCCTGAGCTGGTTCAAGGGTGAGGTGAATGGCGCGAGCCTGGATCATGCCATGTGGTTTCACGCGCCGATCGCGTTCCAGGACTGGCATCTCTATGCGATGGATGCGCCGTTTTCGGGGCGCGGTCGCAGTTTCAACCGCGGTGCGATCTACAACAGCGACGGCACCTTGGTGGCCAGCGTGGCGCAAGAGGGGCTGATGCGCCCCAATCGCAAACCAAAGAACTAA